The Solidesulfovibrio fructosivorans JJ] genome includes a window with the following:
- a CDS encoding aldehyde dehydrogenase family protein gives MFVSINPATGQPFASHPSHDAPAARDVLNACARAFPGWRDTPLAARLEALTRLAGLFEARLAPLSRLAAREMGKILPEAEAEVLRCARACRFYARQAPRYLAGETFPSETGRRMVVLEPLGVILAVMPWNFPYWQIMRAAAPILAAGNVLAVKPAPNVMSVAEALRELFAEAGFPEGTFRLLRVEEGLVAEAIAHPAVRGVTLTGSARAGAAVGAAAGAAIKKAVMELGGSDPFIVLADAVLEDCCTAAETARMRACGQACIAAKRFIVEAPLQAAFIDRLAKRLAAHVPGDPLDPGTTVGPLAREDLLDNLDRQVRESVAAGARLLLGGKKLPRPGYFYAPTLLANVKPGMPAFDEELFGPVAAVVEAADAEDAVRLANASPYGLGASVWTADTERGLAIARRIEAGMVSVNAVPRSDFRLPFGGVKRSGYGRELSRFGLTEFCNIKTLVVEDA, from the coding sequence ATGTTCGTCAGCATCAATCCGGCCACGGGCCAGCCTTTCGCCAGTCATCCGTCCCACGACGCCCCGGCGGCGCGGGACGTTCTCAACGCCTGCGCCCGGGCCTTTCCGGGCTGGCGCGATACCCCCCTTGCCGCGCGTCTCGAGGCGCTCACCCGGCTGGCCGGGCTGTTCGAGGCCCGCCTCGCCCCCCTGTCGCGGCTGGCCGCCCGGGAGATGGGCAAAATCCTGCCCGAGGCCGAAGCCGAGGTGCTGCGCTGCGCCCGGGCCTGCCGCTTCTACGCCAGGCAAGCCCCGCGCTATCTGGCCGGGGAGACGTTTCCCTCGGAAACGGGCCGGCGCATGGTGGTCCTCGAGCCCCTGGGCGTCATTTTGGCCGTCATGCCCTGGAATTTCCCCTACTGGCAGATCATGCGCGCGGCCGCGCCCATCCTGGCCGCCGGCAATGTCCTGGCCGTCAAGCCCGCGCCGAACGTCATGAGCGTGGCCGAAGCCCTGCGGGAGCTTTTCGCGGAAGCGGGCTTCCCGGAGGGCACCTTCCGCCTGCTGCGGGTGGAGGAAGGGCTCGTGGCCGAGGCCATCGCCCATCCGGCCGTGCGCGGCGTGACGCTCACCGGCTCGGCCCGGGCCGGGGCGGCCGTGGGCGCGGCGGCCGGAGCGGCCATCAAGAAGGCGGTCATGGAGCTTGGCGGCTCCGATCCCTTCATCGTCCTGGCCGACGCCGTGCTGGAAGACTGCTGCACCGCCGCCGAGACGGCCCGCATGCGCGCCTGCGGCCAGGCCTGCATCGCGGCCAAGCGCTTCATTGTCGAAGCCCCGCTCCAGGCGGCCTTCATCGACCGGCTGGCCAAACGCCTCGCCGCCCATGTCCCCGGCGATCCCCTGGACCCGGGCACCACCGTCGGGCCGCTGGCCCGGGAGGACCTGCTTGATAACCTCGACCGGCAGGTCCGAGAATCCGTCGCGGCCGGGGCGCGGCTGCTCCTTGGCGGAAAGAAGCTTCCCAGGCCGGGCTATTTCTACGCGCCCACGCTTCTGGCCAATGTGAAGCCAGGCATGCCGGCCTTTGACGAGGAACTTTTCGGACCGGTCGCGGCCGTGGTGGAAGCGGCCGATGCCGAGGACGCCGTGCGGCTGGCCAACGCCTCGCCCTACGGCCTCGGGGCCAGCGTCTGGACCGCCGACACCGAACGCGGGCTGGCCATCGCCCGGCGCATCGAGGCCGGCATGGTCTCGGTCAACGCCGTGCCCCGCTCCGACTTCCGGCTGCCGTTCGGCGGCGTCAAGCGTTCGGGCTACGGCCGGGAACTGTCCCGGTTCGGGCTCACGGAATTTTGCAACATCAAGACCCTTGTCGTGGAGGATGCCTGA
- a CDS encoding tetratricopeptide repeat protein, with protein MRFAIFALMAACFFMTPMPAGAAMSHDDLIFYGTESLARGRFPQAAQAFAEVLAGDPGNPYVRGRLALARIAVGQPDKARSGLEAAVAARSDDLFALWTLGCLDILEDKPAQAVGRFSAMLAADPGNPRAIVGLGLAALAAGRTADGVGQLEALRKASTQDPLALHLAGLAYWMLGAPANARLDLEAALELEPRNAATLELVGLVYRRLGKPTLAKSAWEQALAVDPHRSRARFFLSRLAEDDGLAAALAGKKLEAQRAYERAISVDPTNQAAARGLGLPALGAPPPAAKEAGKVARPQAAPPTAPKAASRQAGHGKSADPVPKPAQKDIPAPWEPR; from the coding sequence ATGCGCTTTGCCATTTTCGCCCTTATGGCCGCCTGCTTTTTTATGACGCCCATGCCGGCGGGCGCGGCCATGAGTCATGACGACCTGATCTTTTACGGTACGGAATCCCTGGCCAGGGGGCGGTTTCCCCAAGCCGCCCAGGCTTTTGCCGAGGTTTTGGCCGGCGATCCGGGAAATCCCTACGTCCGGGGCCGCCTGGCCCTGGCCCGGATTGCCGTCGGCCAGCCGGACAAGGCCCGCAGCGGCCTCGAAGCGGCCGTGGCCGCCCGCTCCGACGATCTGTTCGCCCTGTGGACCCTGGGCTGCCTGGATATTCTCGAGGACAAGCCTGCCCAGGCGGTGGGGCGGTTTTCCGCCATGCTCGCCGCCGATCCGGGCAATCCCCGGGCCATTGTCGGGCTGGGGCTGGCCGCCCTGGCCGCCGGGCGCACGGCCGACGGCGTGGGCCAGCTCGAGGCGCTGCGAAAGGCGTCCACCCAGGACCCGTTGGCCCTGCATCTGGCCGGGCTGGCCTATTGGATGCTCGGCGCGCCGGCCAATGCGCGGCTGGACTTGGAAGCCGCCCTGGAGCTGGAGCCGCGAAACGCCGCCACGCTGGAACTCGTGGGGCTGGTCTACCGGCGGCTCGGCAAGCCCACGTTGGCCAAAAGCGCCTGGGAACAGGCTCTGGCCGTGGACCCGCACCGGTCCCGCGCCCGTTTTTTCCTGTCGCGCCTGGCCGAGGACGACGGCCTTGCCGCCGCCCTTGCCGGCAAGAAGCTGGAGGCCCAGCGCGCCTATGAACGGGCGATCTCCGTCGACCCGACCAACCAGGCGGCGGCAAGGGGACTGGGACTGCCGGCCCTGGGCGCGCCGCCGCCGGCCGCCAAGGAAGCCGGGAAGGTCGCTCGGCCCCAGGCCGCTCCTCCCACCGCCCCGAAAGCGGCATCCCGCCAGGCCGGGCACGGAAAAAGCGCCGATCCCGTCCCGAAGCCGGCGCAAAAGGATATCCCCGCGCCCTGGGAGCCGCGATAG
- a CDS encoding LysR family transcriptional regulator: protein MNLLDPWQLRTFLAAASAPSFRQAASDISLAPSTVTMQMQALEETLGVPLFRRTAGRMVLTEHGQRLVGHARRLLELEAEIRRGISGGDTASPELSVRLSESLGLELVPALLPRFRQRFPHTRLILATQSRQGLASELRQGGVDLGVILGEPFAAEGVAMEEIHREPLVVIVPPRSDLARLAVVGPEELAVRELLVTRHIWSVRRRIESALARVGKEPASLTECTSLEIVKRCVAAGQGVALAPRLAVRRECAAGLLAALPWAEGTLEVPVVLLRQADRPRSEVAAYFALAVREALGEEGKASGRPGVR, encoded by the coding sequence ATGAATCTCCTGGATCCCTGGCAGTTGCGCACCTTTCTGGCCGCCGCCTCGGCCCCGTCCTTTCGACAGGCGGCTTCGGACATCTCCCTTGCTCCGTCCACGGTCACCATGCAAATGCAGGCCCTGGAGGAGACCCTCGGCGTGCCGCTTTTCCGGCGGACGGCCGGCCGCATGGTGCTGACCGAGCACGGCCAGCGGCTCGTGGGGCATGCCCGGCGTTTGCTCGAGCTCGAGGCCGAGATCCGGCGCGGCATCAGCGGCGGCGATACGGCCAGCCCCGAACTGTCGGTGCGACTCTCCGAAAGCCTCGGGCTGGAACTTGTGCCGGCCCTTCTGCCGCGTTTCCGGCAACGTTTCCCTCATACCCGGCTCATCCTGGCCACCCAGTCCCGGCAGGGGCTGGCCAGCGAGCTGCGCCAGGGGGGCGTGGACCTCGGCGTCATTCTGGGCGAGCCGTTCGCCGCCGAGGGCGTGGCCATGGAGGAAATCCACCGGGAGCCGCTGGTCGTGATCGTGCCGCCCCGGTCCGATCTGGCCCGGCTCGCGGTGGTGGGGCCGGAGGAGTTGGCCGTCCGGGAACTGCTCGTCACGCGCCATATCTGGAGCGTGCGACGACGCATCGAAAGCGCTTTGGCCCGGGTCGGAAAGGAACCGGCGTCGCTGACCGAATGCACCAGCCTGGAGATCGTCAAGCGGTGCGTCGCCGCCGGCCAGGGGGTGGCCCTGGCGCCGCGTCTGGCCGTGCGCCGGGAATGCGCCGCCGGGCTTTTGGCCGCGTTGCCCTGGGCCGAGGGGACGCTCGAGGTGCCGGTCGTGCTGCTGCGGCAGGCGGACCGGCCAAGGAGCGAGGTCGCGGCGTATTTCGCCCTGGCGGTGCGGGAAGCGCTTGGGGAAGAGGGGAAGGCTTCGGGACGGCCGGGCGTCCGTTGA
- a CDS encoding carboxymuconolactone decarboxylase family protein, with translation MATLPMPDRDALSPDAQAVYDRMVATRGRIDGMYRTLLNHPALAAHVSELGTYFRFGPSVLPAQVRELVILWTGRKCGAAYEWVKHFPVARQAGIPESVLEEVRLGRRPTELSPVQSAALDAADAALAPASIPQATQDVLEAALTRQGLIEIVVLCGLYRLIAGVLFAFDVPLPEGATQPF, from the coding sequence ATGGCCACGCTTCCCATGCCTGACCGTGACGCGCTGTCGCCGGACGCCCAGGCGGTCTACGACCGTATGGTGGCTACCCGCGGCCGCATCGACGGCATGTACCGCACGCTGCTCAACCACCCGGCCCTGGCCGCCCACGTGTCCGAGCTGGGCACGTATTTCCGGTTCGGCCCGAGCGTGTTGCCGGCGCAGGTGCGGGAGCTGGTCATCCTCTGGACCGGCCGCAAATGCGGCGCGGCCTACGAATGGGTCAAACACTTCCCCGTGGCGCGCCAGGCGGGCATCCCCGAGTCCGTTCTCGAGGAAGTGCGCCTGGGCAGGCGGCCGACGGAACTTTCGCCCGTGCAATCGGCGGCCCTTGATGCCGCCGACGCGGCCCTCGCCCCGGCGAGCATCCCCCAGGCGACCCAGGATGTCCTGGAAGCGGCCCTGACTCGTCAGGGACTCATCGAAATCGTGGTGCTCTGCGGCTTGTACCGCCTCATTGCCGGCGTGCTTTTCGCCTTCGACGTCCCCCTGCCGGAGGGAGCGACGCAGCCCTTTTAA
- the argJ gene encoding bifunctional glutamate N-acetyltransferase/amino-acid acetyltransferase ArgJ: MSSPVVPLPKGFSFSAAAAGFKRPDRDDLALIVSDVPAAAAGVFTKNLFQAAPVLVAKKQIADSGGHARAVLVNSGQANACTGQAGIDDCRATLAMVAGATDLSPEDILPASTGVIGARLKLDKWKAAIPQLAANLGETSPVAAAKAIMTTDTFPKIAWGSLTTDAGEVRVLGMAKGSGMIAPNMGTMIGVLLCDAKVGSLWWQEAVAAAADRSFNSITVDGDTSTNDCVLALANGASEVVIDSAEGRQALLAVMVEVCQALAYMLIQDAEGGTKILRVKVHGAASHAEAELAARAVGNSPLVKTAFFGQDANWGRIVCALGRSGASFAAEDVSVSIGGVPVFTKGMPVADDLDALLTPHMKRGEISLDIELGNGPGRYLLLASDLTYDYIKINADYRT; encoded by the coding sequence ATGTCCTCGCCCGTAGTTCCCCTGCCCAAGGGGTTTAGCTTTTCCGCCGCCGCCGCCGGCTTCAAACGCCCGGACCGGGACGACCTGGCCCTTATCGTCAGCGACGTCCCGGCCGCCGCCGCCGGCGTGTTCACCAAAAACCTGTTCCAGGCCGCGCCGGTGCTCGTGGCCAAGAAACAAATCGCCGACTCCGGCGGCCATGCCCGGGCCGTCCTCGTCAACTCCGGCCAGGCCAACGCCTGCACCGGTCAGGCCGGCATCGACGACTGCCGGGCCACGCTGGCGATGGTCGCCGGCGCCACCGACCTCTCGCCCGAGGACATCCTGCCGGCCTCCACCGGCGTCATCGGCGCGCGCCTCAAATTGGACAAATGGAAGGCCGCCATACCGCAACTGGCGGCCAACCTCGGCGAGACCTCGCCCGTGGCCGCGGCCAAGGCCATCATGACCACGGACACCTTCCCCAAGATCGCCTGGGGCAGCCTGACCACCGACGCCGGCGAAGTCCGGGTCCTCGGCATGGCCAAGGGCTCCGGCATGATCGCCCCCAACATGGGCACCATGATCGGCGTGCTCCTGTGCGACGCCAAGGTCGGGTCGCTGTGGTGGCAGGAAGCCGTGGCCGCCGCCGCCGACCGCAGCTTCAACAGCATCACCGTGGACGGCGACACCTCCACCAACGACTGCGTGCTGGCGCTGGCCAACGGCGCGTCCGAGGTCGTCATCGACTCGGCCGAAGGACGGCAGGCGCTGCTCGCCGTCATGGTCGAAGTCTGCCAGGCCCTGGCCTACATGCTCATACAGGACGCCGAGGGCGGCACCAAGATCCTGCGGGTCAAGGTGCACGGCGCGGCCTCCCACGCCGAAGCGGAACTGGCCGCCCGGGCCGTCGGCAACTCGCCCCTGGTCAAGACCGCCTTTTTCGGCCAGGACGCCAACTGGGGCCGCATCGTCTGCGCCCTGGGCCGCTCCGGAGCCAGCTTCGCCGCCGAAGACGTGTCCGTGAGCATCGGCGGCGTGCCGGTCTTCACCAAAGGCATGCCCGTGGCCGACGACCTGGACGCGCTGCTCACGCCCCACATGAAACGCGGCGAAATCAGCCTCGATATCGAACTCGGCAACGGCCCCGGCCGCTACCTGCTGCTGGCCTCGGACCTGACCTACGACTACATCAAGATCAACGCCGACTACCGGACGTAG
- a CDS encoding EF-hand domain-containing protein encodes MNRATAVAAAMIALSLVAAGCASRNDAPPRSIETSYPSPDYPPQDTKITPKPTPSPTAVSPAAPVGRPLADQPRPNAAAPGPRAPNPSRLFSAMDKDNNGRVTLEEWRNFHENEFRRLDKNDDGVLTRDEMAAPAPSGGARPYAKPSPGPYPQ; translated from the coding sequence ATGAATCGCGCCACGGCCGTCGCGGCGGCCATGATCGCCCTGTCCCTCGTCGCGGCGGGCTGCGCCTCGCGAAACGACGCCCCGCCCCGGTCCATAGAGACCTCCTATCCGTCCCCGGACTATCCGCCCCAAGACACCAAAATCACGCCGAAGCCCACACCGAGCCCGACAGCGGTTTCTCCGGCCGCGCCTGTCGGCCGCCCCCTGGCCGACCAGCCGAGGCCGAACGCCGCCGCGCCCGGCCCCCGCGCCCCGAACCCGTCCCGGCTTTTTTCGGCCATGGACAAGGACAACAACGGCCGGGTGACCTTGGAGGAATGGCGCAACTTCCATGAAAACGAATTTCGCCGCCTGGATAAAAACGACGACGGCGTGCTGACCCGCGACGAAATGGCCGCGCCGGCCCCCTCCGGCGGCGCGCGCCCGTACGCGAAACCGTCCCCTGGCCCCTATCCCCAATGA
- a CDS encoding sulfite exporter TauE/SafE family protein, with translation MEPSILIVLALAALCGGFTQGLAGFGSTLVALPMLAMVMDLRVATPVCCLLAVALNIILTGKLRGQIVWPALALLLGASLPGMAVGAHALRSVSDVLLKGALGLAVLAFVIHALRRREAGPRAGAGLGLLAGFTAGCMGAAIGVNGPPVVAWVSRQGYDRNGVRATLTAYFLLAGIGVISAQYLAGLLDREVWIRTAVAAPALVLGLGAGMACCGRISERAFSRVMLGVLGLSGVSLLAQAAWGAFTR, from the coding sequence ATGGAACCGTCAATCCTCATCGTCCTCGCCCTTGCCGCCCTGTGCGGCGGCTTCACCCAGGGACTGGCCGGATTCGGCTCGACCCTTGTCGCCCTGCCCATGCTGGCCATGGTCATGGACCTGCGCGTGGCGACGCCGGTCTGCTGCCTGCTGGCCGTCGCCCTCAACATCATCCTGACCGGCAAACTGCGCGGCCAGATCGTCTGGCCGGCCCTGGCCCTTTTGCTCGGGGCCTCGCTCCCCGGCATGGCCGTCGGGGCCCATGCACTGCGCTCCGTCTCCGACGTCCTGCTCAAGGGCGCGTTGGGACTGGCGGTGCTGGCCTTCGTGATCCACGCCCTGCGCCGGCGCGAAGCCGGTCCCCGGGCCGGCGCGGGCCTTGGCCTGCTGGCCGGATTCACGGCCGGCTGCATGGGCGCGGCCATCGGGGTCAACGGCCCCCCGGTCGTGGCCTGGGTGTCGCGGCAGGGCTACGACCGCAATGGCGTGCGGGCGACGCTCACCGCCTATTTCCTGCTGGCCGGCATCGGCGTGATCAGCGCCCAGTACCTGGCCGGACTGCTCGACCGGGAAGTCTGGATCCGGACCGCCGTGGCCGCGCCGGCCCTGGTGCTCGGCCTGGGGGCGGGCATGGCCTGCTGCGGCCGCATCAGCGAACGCGCCTTTTCCCGGGTGATGCTCGGCGTGCTCGGGCTTTCCGGCGTGAGCCTCCTCGCCCAGGCGGCCTGGGGCGCTTTTACGCGTTGA
- a CDS encoding HD domain-containing protein: MDDDCSRVDTSGRDRLTRLADFVFEAGMLRKTPRTGYQFLGTGAENVAEHSFRTALIAFMLAKGAGADPFRAMGMAVFHDLHEARTADFNYVNKLYNTTDARRALTDALAGTGLADAVMPLHDELEAAETLEARLAQDADQIDLIANLKEELDLGNRYAADWIEAAMGRLRTEEGRTLAKAIATTDHAEWWFRAPDRQWWNRKNATPPKD, from the coding sequence ATGGACGATGATTGCAGCCGGGTGGACACGAGCGGCCGGGATCGTCTGACGCGGCTGGCCGATTTCGTTTTCGAGGCCGGCATGTTGCGCAAGACCCCGCGCACCGGTTACCAGTTTCTGGGGACCGGGGCCGAGAACGTGGCCGAGCACAGTTTCCGCACGGCGCTGATCGCCTTCATGCTGGCCAAGGGCGCCGGGGCCGATCCTTTTCGCGCCATGGGCATGGCCGTCTTTCACGACCTGCACGAGGCCAGGACAGCCGATTTCAACTACGTCAACAAGCTCTACAACACCACGGACGCCCGTCGCGCCCTGACCGACGCCCTGGCCGGCACCGGGCTGGCCGACGCCGTCATGCCGCTTCACGACGAGCTGGAAGCGGCCGAAACGCTGGAAGCGCGGCTCGCCCAGGACGCGGACCAGATCGACCTCATCGCCAACCTCAAGGAAGAGCTCGACCTGGGCAACCGCTATGCCGCGGACTGGATCGAAGCGGCCATGGGCAGGCTTCGCACCGAGGAGGGACGGACGCTGGCCAAGGCCATCGCCACGACCGATCATGCGGAGTGGTGGTTTCGCGCTCCGGACCGGCAGTGGTGGAACCGCAAAAACGCCACCCCGCCCAAGGACTGA